DNA from Deltaproteobacteria bacterium:
CAATAAAATAGGGAATGCCCTGGATACACTGAAGTTTTATCACGAGCGATCGGTCATTCGGAACGACATAGACCCGAAAGATGCACCCATGGACTTCAGCAGCCATATTGTGCTGGGCAAGTTTGTGGACACGGAAAGACCGACATTTATCGACAGCTATCAACAGGCATGCAAAGGTCAAATGAGTGACTGGCCGGATATGGGCAGTAAGGTCACGCCGGGAAATCAGGCAGGGCAGTGAGGTTTGTAACCATGAAACATGAGAGGCATGTCGTTATAACGGGTTTCGGTGGACAGGGAATCATCATGGCCGGTGACGTTTTGGGAAAGGCCGCGACCCTTTACGATAACAATTTTGCCAGCATGACGCAGGCCTACGGACCCGAGGCACGGGGCGGCGCTTGTTCGGCACAGGTAATCGTCAATGAAGAGGAAATCCTCTTTCCTTATGTAAAGGAGCCGCATGTCCTCATTTGCTTGAGCCAGGAAGGTTATTCCAAGAATGTCGGCAGCATGCGCAGAGGCGGCATTCTGATTTGGGAT
Protein-coding regions in this window:
- a CDS encoding 2-oxoacid:acceptor oxidoreductase family protein, with the translated sequence MKHERHVVITGFGGQGIIMAGDVLGKAATLYDNNFASMTQAYGPEARGGACSAQVIVNEEEILFPYVKEPHVLICLSQEGYSKNVGSMRRGGILIWDTDLVQTKKLDPSFITYHIPATRFAEELGNKMMANIVMLGFFSAVYDLISVKALRKAVLTSVPEPTREINAQAFERGREYGEAILKSRAKKDKLKD